A window of Nocardia arthritidis genomic DNA:
CGATGACGGTACGCGGGTGGCGCGCATCCCGTTCGTCGCGAGCCCGCAGGTGACTTCGCCGCCGGAGCGCTACGTCTACGGCGGATTCGCCGCCGCCGGAATCTGTCTCGTCGCGACGGTGGTGGTCGCCACCCGGTCCCGGCGCGGCGGATGGGCGCTGCTCCCGGGTGCCGGGCTGGTCGCAGGCATCGCGGTGGCGGTGACCGCGGCGGTGCTCTCGGTGATTTTCCCGCTGCCGCCGCAGCCCGGAGTGCAACTGGATCCGACGGTCGGCAATGTCACCGACCCGTATGCGAGGTCGCAGCCGCCGATCGTGAACTTCTCCAGGCCGCCGGTGAATCTGACCGTCGCACAACGAACTTCACCGGACGGCGCGGAGCTGACGATCGAATTGTCCGATGCCGCGACCGGTTATCCGGTGGACGATCTGATCGTGCACGACAGCGCGCTGATGCATCTGTTGCTGATCTCGCCGTCGGGCCGCCTTTCGCACGTACATCCGATCCGGATCGCGCCCGGTGTGTTCGAGGTGGGGCTGCCCGCACCGGAACCGGGCCACTACGCGGTGGCCGCCGAACTGTCCCGCCGCGGCGGCGGCGTACAGCAGGTCCGCGCCGCGGCCGGACTGGATATCGCCGGCGGCGCCGCCGTCCCGGTGACGAATCCCGCGGGCGCGGGGCGGCGTTCGCTCGGCGATGCACCGGTCGATGTCGCGGTGACCGACGCGGTGGCGGGCGCGCCGGTCACCATCACCGCGACCTTCGGCGACCGCGCCGAGCTGCAACCGTGGCTCGGCATGACCGGGCACATGATCGTCGCGGGTCCGCTCGACATCGCCGAACCCGCGGGCGTGGCAGCCGAACGAGCGCAATTGCTGGCACACGTCCATTCGATGAACGGCGGTTCCGGTTCGATGATCTACAACATCGCACCGGCGAACGGCGACAGCCCGCCCGACGAGACCGTCGCGAATCTCGGTCCGGCCGTGCCGTTCACCTACCGGTTCCCGCTGCCGGGCCGGTACCGGGTGTGGGTCCAGGCCGAGCGCGGCTACCGGGTGCTGACGGTGCCGATCACCGTCGATATTCGCGCGTCAACCGAAAATGGGGGTACACCATGACAATTCGTCAGCCGCCGGTGCGACGCCGGTCCGCCGTCCTCGTCGTCGTGGCCGCGCTGATCCTCGCCGTCGCCGCGCTGGTCTGGTCGCTGTGGCCGTCGAGCGGCGGGCCGACGGTGCTCACCTCGGCGAGCGCGCAGCACACCGTTGTGCTGACCGCGGCCGACTTGCGGGTCGGCACAACCGCATTCGACCTCGAGATCAGCGATGCGCACGGCGCACCCGCAACCCTGGACCAGGTGCGGGTGGAGCCGGTGATGGCGATGATGGGCCACGCCATCGGCGCGGTCACCGCGAAACCGGTGGGCCCGGGACGCTTCCGGGCCGACGGTATCGAGCTGACGATGGCCGGTCAGTGGCAGATCACCGTCACCCTCGTCGACCGGTCCGGCATCGACCGGGTGATCGTGCCGGTCACGGTCGGCAACTGAAATACCTTGTGAGAAAGGACTATTCATGGACATAGCGGCCCATCCGGGCGGGGTTGCCCGGCCGCGGTCCGCCGTCGCGGCACTGCGGATAGACGCCGAACGCGCCGGCGCGCTGACGGTGCTGCTCGGCACCGTGGTTTCGCTGATCGGGCTGAGCTGGGATGTGCAGTGGCACAACGATGTCGGCCCCGACACCTTCTTCACGCTGCCGCACCTGTTCCTGTACTCCGGGAGCGCGATCGCCGGATTCGCCAGCCTGGCGATGGTGCTGCGGGCCACCGCGGCCCAGCGCGCCGACCGCGACATCACTGGATTCCGCGGCGGCGTCCCGGTCCGGGTATTCGGCGGAATGTTCACCGCCCCACTGGGTTACATGGTGGCGGGTGCGGGGGCCGCGTCGTTCCTGCTGTACGGCCTGCTCGATCTCGCCTGGCATTCCATCTACGGTTTCGACGCGGTACTGAACTCGCCGCCGCACATCGCGCTGTTCCTCTCCATGTCGATCACCATGGCGGGCAGCCTGATCATCTTCGCGTCCGCGCGTGAGCAGCTGTGGGGGCGAACGGGTTTCGTGCTCGCGGTGCCGATCCTGATGACGTTCACCCCGATCACCGTGCTGGCGTTC
This region includes:
- a CDS encoding FixH family protein gives rise to the protein MTIRQPPVRRRSAVLVVVAALILAVAALVWSLWPSSGGPTVLTSASAQHTVVLTAADLRVGTTAFDLEISDAHGAPATLDQVRVEPVMAMMGHAIGAVTAKPVGPGRFRADGIELTMAGQWQITVTLVDRSGIDRVIVPVTVGN